The following coding sequences are from one Musa acuminata AAA Group cultivar baxijiao chromosome BXJ2-4, Cavendish_Baxijiao_AAA, whole genome shotgun sequence window:
- the LOC135610820 gene encoding protein NETWORKED 1D-like, with translation MATLSHSESRRLYSWWWNSHISPKNSKWLQENLADMDGKVKAMIRIIEEDADSFAKRAEMYYKKRPELMKLVEEFYRAYRALAERYDHATGVLRQAHQTMAVVFPNQIPLEISDESPSGFPAADVEPVSSEMLMELIDANGSRLDASGVPSFYDAMKMSGAFPEVIDAAFAEVIMTKGFNSQEDDGKDSELKLLREENSRLSQENLDFKNQIKLESVRANGAETEVQQLKEAFSKENKDALCRYHESVARASYLETEISCIQEDLKKLNDEMLIQTERLTSAEEQRIVLEKANQSLELELDMLKQKTREQQEEISIKGEELAKLEISLHDEHVKSMKNEIDFWSLEKQYTESLEEMRVALEKLKEMKLTKLSLEDEVLKIREENNRLNEQKLSSTLKIIDLQDEIILLRDLKGELEDEVNHCGEQKEVIHLELCQLKEDRNNIQKRHQVLKEQIQAMSLEMESLQAMIKELRNENSDLKETIKKHELEEVLYLQNTEHMEKQYTESQEEVRGLHEKLKEMELTKWNLEEELQKIKKKNNRLHEQKLPSTLKIISLQDEIIFLKNLKGKLEDELKLCREEKDILHLELCQLKEDKNNLEERHHVLNDQTHAVTMEMETLQALMKELKNSNNDLKEIIKKHELEKILYVQNMKHIQTMSERNAILETSLSDANDELKRLQEKLKTSEDSCKNLQRRVSLDQTEKAVLISHMDTAAQNIEKLLNKNTFLQNSLSDVNAELDSLKEKLKSLDESCRSLHDKKSTLLSEKDTLVSQVESISWSLRNLENSYTELEDKCSNLEWEKASILHHVAELQHLLRQEKDKHTALIDSSKNQLSALEDQIYHLEKQGRQREEELEVEQHRIMNAQIEIFILQRCLCDMEEQSLSHSVGFQRHEENLRSAEKLIVELEQECLMNKKKMESLVEHNEKLREWILRIVKLLEIDLKYVSFDDVKDDFLLQLILCEVRHLLKSISEAYDEKQILILEKSVVVTLLEQFGLYVSDLRAEMMALDRKSKTRTEEFTALKDKNDEILQVNTQLREKLQASNQREELLNAEVDTLFRQLLQLQEAHCKLQSETSKMFEGNQFLSKKLHELRKTKEKLEEENSAMLAEIMALDYLSVALRNSSAERGLELQILSDERDYLCKARNDLVQEITQISEKVEVLELENKHLKVSFTKLEECRRYLLRLDNDLNMARNVINVCEQLNLQSHTGNNLVLEKDAESSQVKNNRDRNLKDLKINTNKAEIVREEMEKKISSSEGYGCKRNELACLHQANEIMKSEMDRMNEHADKLRIKEDNLTTELPKRTDETKSSEVEILSLLNDVQCATITATLFREKVIELILTCESIERSSLLNRKVLHEELMHRDARVDELKEKVNALEGENGRLKEELNAYLSLLGNFWDDIAILEEQTLYLGKHHPSPTNQGKQEKQTRSAHQRSQELSQTCSARSPPGILELQKLQAKVKALQKLVRKTRSLLDLERLGTHAGLEAACREIEAVKSKDKLDTDMRKMKYERIMRDIQLDIVLNSSRHGSSNIHSHGANKRENASEASGQPLELWGTTSEGNCSNETQKSPPVIEELSAAHHLIEEMEGNHPSSEPVSEKELGVDKLEVAKKAESPQEWSRRVMEMLRSDAQRLMVLQATTQELHKNMEELEKINHPTRSDLDAIKLQLQEAESATSKLSAINSKLTEKAASFSEPPDQTGEKKDAENRSRRQISDRAEKLSEKIGRLELDLQKAQSTLQKIEEEHRSKKTRSVQKSGVLLKEYIYGKRDSVKKKKKRGACGCMRPKAKGD, from the exons ATGGCAACACTGTCACATTCTGAATCCAGGCGCCTGTACTCATGGTGGTGGAATAGTCATATCAGCCCAAAGAATTCTAAGTGGCTTCAAGAAAACCTTGCAG ACATGGATGGCAAGGTCAAAGCCATGatcagaattattgaagaagatgCTGATTCCTTTGCAAAAAGAGCAGAAATGTACTACAAGAAGCGCCCTGAGCTCATGAAACTGGTAGAGGAATTCTACCGAGCTTACCGTGCTTTGGCAGAAAGATATGACCATGCCACTGGGGTGCTTCGTCAGGCTCACCAGACTATGGCTGTCGTCTTCCCCAACCAAATTCCGCTTGAGATATCTGATGAATCCCCTTCTGGATTTCCTGCTGCAGATGTGGAGCCAGTTAGTTCTGAAATGCTCATGGAACTAATTGATGCTAATGGTTCAAGGCTCGATGCTTCAGGTGTGCCATCATTCTATGATGCCATGAAGATGAGTGGGGCTTTTCCTGAAGTGATTGATGCAGCATTTGCTGAAGTGATCATGACAAAGGGCTTCAACTCTCAAGAGGATGATGGAAAGGATTCAGAGTTGAAGTTACTTCGGGAAGAGAATTCCAGGTTGTCGCAGGAAAACTTGGATTTCAAGAATCAGATCAAGTTGGAGTCAGTGCGTGCCAATGGAGCTGAAACAGAAGTTCAACAACTAAAAGAGGCCTTTTCCAAAGAAAACAAAGATGCTCTTTGTCGATACCATGAATCTGTGGCAAGAGCATCTTATCTGGAAACAGAAATATCTTGCATCCAAGAAGACCTTAAGAAGCTTAATGATGAGATGCTAATCCAAACTGAGAGATTAACTAGTGCTGAGGAGCAAAGAATTGTTTTGGAGAAGGCAAATCAATCTTTGGAATTGGAACTTGACATGCTGAAGCAGAAAACAAGAGAGCAACAGGAAGAGATTAGCATTAAgggagaagagttggcaaaactaGAAATATCCTTGCATGATGAACATGTAAAAAGCATGAAGAACGAAATCGATTTCTGGTCTCTTGAGAAGCAATACACTGAATCCCTGGAAGAGATGAGAGTTGCACTTGAGAAGTTGAAAGAAATGAAGCTGACCAAATTGAGCTTAGAAGATGAAGTGCTGAAGATTAGGGAGGAAAATAACAGACTGAATGAACAAAAGCTTTCATCTACGCTGAAGATAATCGATCTGCAAGATGAGATCATTCTCTTGAGGGATTTAAAAGGAGAACTTGAAGATGAAGTGAATCACTGTGGAGAGCAAAAGGAAGTTATTCATCTAGAGCTCTGTCAGCTTAAAGAAGACAGAAACAATATACAAAAAAGACATCAAGTGCTGAAAGAACAAATACAAGCAATGTCTCTGGAAATGGAATCCCTTCAGGCAATGATAAAGGAGTTGAGGAATGAAAACAGTGACCTCAAAGAGACCATCAAGAAACATGAGTTGGAAGAAGTTCTTTATTTGCAGAACACGGAACACATGGAGAAGCAGTATACTGAATCACAGGAAGAGGTGAGAGGTCTCCATGAGAAGCTGAAAGAGATGGAACTGACTAAATGGAACTTAGAGGAAGAACTGCAGAAGATTAAGAAGAAAAATAACAGACTGCATGAACAAAAACTTCCGTCTACTCTAAAGATTATCAGTCTGCAGGATGAGATAATTTTCCTGAAGAATTTAAAAGGAAAACTTGAAGATGAGCTGAAACTCTGCAGAGAGGAAAAGGACATTCTTCATCTAGAGCTTTGTCAACTTAAAGAAGACAAAAATAATCTAGAAGAGAGACATCATGTGCTCAACGACCAAACACATGCAGTGACAATGGAGATGGAGACCCTTCAAGCACTGATGAAGGAGCTGAAAAATAGCAACAATGACCTAAAAGAGATCATCAAGAAACACGAGCTTGAGAAAATTCTTTATGTGCAGAACATGAAACATATTCAAACAATGTCAGAGAGGAATGCAATACTGGAAACTTCACTTTCAGATGCAAATGATGAGTTAAAGAGGTTACAAGAGAAACTAAAGACATCAGAAGACTCCTGCAAAAATCTCCAAAGGAGGGTTTCTCTCGATCAAACTGAAAAAGCTGTACTCATCTCCCATATGGATACTGCTGCTCAAAATATCGAGAAACTTTTGAACAAAAATACATTCTTGCAGAATTCCCTCTCTGATGTGAATGCTGAACTTGATAGTCTAAAAGAAAAGTTGAAAAGCTTGGATGAATCCTGCCGATCTCTTCATGATAAAAAATCTACCCTTCTTTCTGAAAAGGACACTCTTGTTTCACAG GTGGAAAGCATCAGCTGGAGTTTAAGGAACTTGGAGAATAGCTACACTGAATTAGAAGACAAATGCTCGAATCTAGAATGGGAGAAAGCTTCAATACTTCATCATGTTGCTGAGCTACAACACTTACTGAGGCAAGAAAAGGACAAGCATACAGCTCTTATTGATTCGAGCAAAAATCAGCTTAGCGCATTGGAAGATCAGATTTATCACCTGGAGAAACAAGGTCGGCAAAGGGAGGAGGAGCTTGAAGTGGAACAGCACAGAATTATGAATGCTCAGATTGAAATTTTCATCTTGCAGAGATGTCTATGTGATATGGAGGAGCAGAGTTTGAGCCATTCTGTTGGATTTCAAAGACATGAAGAAAATTTAAGATCTGCAGAGAAACTAATAGTCGAGCTTGAACAAGAATGCCTCATGAACAAGAAAAAGATGGAATCTTTAGTGGAGCATAATGAGAAACTAAGGGAGTGGATTCTTCGAATAGTAAAACTGCTTGAGATTGATCTGAAGTATGTTTCTTTTGATGATGTCAAAGATGACTTTCTTTTGCAGCTTATTCTATGTGAAGTCAGACACCTACTTAAATCTATTTCAGAGGCATATGACGAAAAGCAAATTCTGATCCTTGAAAAATCAGTTGTTGTCACTCTACTCGAGCAGTTTGGACTGTATGTTTCAGATCTGAGAGCAGAAATGATGGCTCTTGACAGGAAATCTAAAACAAGAACCGAGGAATTTACAGCACTCAAAGACAAGAATGATGAAATCCTTCAGGTGAATACGCAATTGAGGGAGAAGTTACAGGCCAGCAACCAAAGAGAGGAACTATTGAATGCTGAAGTGGATACTCTTTTTAGACAGTTATTACAGTTACAAGAGGCTCACTGCAAACTACAAAGTGAAACCTCTAAGATGTTTGAAGGAAATCAATTTCTGTCTAAGAAACTTCATGAGCTGAGAAAGACAAaagaaaaattggaggaggaaaaCAGTGCCATGCTTGCAGAGATTATGGCCTTGGATTACCTTTCGGTGGCACTCCGGAATTCCAGTGCTGAGAGAGGATTGGAACTACAGATATTAAGTGATGAAAGGGACTACCTTTGCAAGGCAAGAAATGACCTTGTCCAGGAAATTACACAAATTAGTGAAAAAGTTGAAGTGCTTGAGCTTGAAAACAAACATCTGAAAGTATCATTTACCAAATTGGAAGAGTGCAGAAGATATCTGTTAAGACTTGACAATGATCTGAACATGGCTAGAAATGTAATAAATGTTTGCGAACAACTGAATCTACAAAGTCATACAGGAAATAATCTTGTACTGGAGAAGGATGCGGAGTCGTCACAAGTGAAGAACAACCGAGATAGAAACCTAAAAGATCTTAAAATCAACACCAATAAGGCTGAGATAGTGAGAGAAGAAATGGAGAAGAAAATCTCCAGCTCAGAAGGTTATGGCTGTAAGAGAAATGAACTTGCATGCCTTCATCAAGCAAATGAGATTATGAAATCGGAAATGGATAGAATGAATGAACACGCCGACAAGCTCAGAATCAAAGAAGATAATCTGACTACTGAATTGCCAAAAAGAACAGATGAGACCAAGTCCTCTGAGGTAGAAATTTTATCACTGTTAAACGACGTTCAGTGTGCTACGATTACTGCAACACTATTTAGAGAGAAGGTAATTGAACTGATACTAACGTGTGAGAGCATTGAGAGAAGTTCCTTGTTGAACAGGAAAGTTCTACATGAGGAACTCATGCACAGAGATGCAAGAGTTGATGAACTGAAGGAAAAAGTCAATGCCCTGGAGGGAGAAAACGGAAGATTGAAGGAAGAACTGAATGCGTATTTGTCACTTCTAGGCAACTTTTGGGATGATATTGCTATCCTGGAAGAACAGACTCTCTACTTGGGAAAGCACCATCCATCACCAACCAATCAGGGAAAGCAG GAGAAGCAAACAAGGTCTGCTCACCAGAGGAGTCAAGAACTAAGTCAAACTTGCAGTGCGAGATCGCCGCCGGGAATCTTGGAATTGCAGAAGTTACAGGCCAAGGTCAAGGCACTTCAGAAATTGGTGAGGAAGACCAGGAGCCTCTTGGATCTGGAGAGGCTGGGAACACATGCTGGCTTGGAGGCTGCATGCAGAGAGATCGAAGcagtgaaatcaaaagacaaactAGACACTGACATGCGGAAGATGAAGTATGAGAGGATCATGAGAGACATACAGCTTGACATCGTTCTCAATTCTTCACGACATGGGAGCAGCAACATCCATTCTCATGGCGCAAACAAGAGGGAAAACGCCAGTGAAGCCTCGGGCCAGCCCCTTGAACTATGGGGAACAACATCTGAAGGTAATTGCAGCAACGAGACGCAGAAATCGCCACCGGTAATCGAGGAGCTCAGTGCAGCACACCACCTGATCGAGGAAATGGAGGGAAACCATCCCTCAAGCGAGCCGGTCTCCGAGAAAGAGTTGGGCGTTGACAAGCTCGAGGTGGCCAAGAAAGCCGAGTCCCCCCAGGAATGGAGCCGAAGGGTCATGGAGATGCTTCGCTCTGATGCTCAAAGGCTCATGGTTCTCCAAGCAACCACACAGGAACTGCACAAGAACATGGAAGAACTCGAAAAGATCAACCACCCGACAAGATCCGATCTTGATGCTATCAAACTGCAGCTACAAGAAGCTGAATCAGCCACCTCGAAGCTGAGTGCCATCAACAGCAAATTGACAGAGAAAGCTGCAAGCTTTTCCGAGCCACCCGACCAGACCGGGGAGAAGAAGGATGCTGAGAACAGAAGCAGAAGACAAATCTCTGACCGGGCAGAGAAGCTGTCTGAAAAGATCGGAAGGTTGGAGTTGGATCTGCAGAAAGCACAATCCACGTTGCAGAAGATAGAGGAAGAACACAGAAGCAAGAAGACCAGAAGTGTGCAGAAATCCGGAGTCCTCCTCAAGGAGTACATCTATGGGAAGAGAGACAgcgtcaagaagaagaagaagaggggcgcCTGCGGATGCATGCGGCCCAAAGCAAAGGGTGACTGA